The Halobacterium sp. CBA1132 genome has a segment encoding these proteins:
- a CDS encoding NAD(P)/FAD-dependent oxidoreductase, whose product MIAIVGGGIAGLAAARRLQGRGHDVRVFEAADQVGGLAATTETAGDPIETFYHHLSASEETIVDLLDHLGLREDLEWPIGKNAYYVDGTVHPMDKPWEILAFPHWSIYDKFRLGMLTLDVDVRGGIPKFDTYDDLEDFEDVPVKEFCIEHTTRNVYETFFEPLLEAKFGERMEDVSAAWLLGRIKFRGERDLLRGEPLGYLDGGFGRLNDALVEDVGREHIDTNARVTNVDTTDGELQSVTVEHSDPDEDGFTNVETVDADAVVVAAMPNVLESLTGYECEITFQGTVCSVVSMDRQLTDTYWLNIADDAPFGALIEHTNFVSPERYGGEHILYVPKYIQSPEDPVWQMSDDEVKEHWLDGIEDLFPEFDRSHVNWISTARNPRTAPVYERGYLDMVIPYHLDDEVAEGVYYAGMASRAQYPERSLNGGIVAGYECADRIASGE is encoded by the coding sequence ATGATTGCCATCGTCGGGGGCGGCATCGCGGGCCTCGCGGCCGCGCGCCGCCTGCAGGGCCGCGGCCACGACGTGCGCGTCTTCGAGGCGGCCGACCAGGTCGGCGGCCTCGCCGCGACCACGGAGACCGCCGGCGACCCCATCGAGACGTTCTACCACCACCTCTCGGCCAGCGAGGAGACCATCGTCGACCTGCTGGACCACCTCGGCCTCCGCGAGGACTTGGAGTGGCCAATCGGGAAGAACGCCTACTACGTCGACGGCACCGTCCACCCTATGGACAAGCCGTGGGAGATTCTCGCGTTCCCCCACTGGAGCATCTACGACAAATTCCGCCTCGGAATGCTCACACTCGATGTCGACGTCCGCGGTGGCATCCCCAAGTTCGACACGTACGACGACCTCGAAGACTTCGAGGACGTCCCCGTCAAGGAGTTCTGTATCGAGCACACCACGCGGAACGTCTACGAGACGTTCTTCGAGCCGCTCCTCGAAGCGAAGTTCGGCGAGCGCATGGAGGACGTCTCCGCGGCGTGGCTGCTCGGCCGCATCAAGTTCCGTGGGGAACGCGACCTGCTGCGCGGCGAGCCGCTGGGCTACCTCGACGGCGGCTTCGGCCGCCTGAACGACGCGCTCGTCGAGGACGTCGGCCGCGAGCACATCGACACGAACGCGCGCGTGACGAACGTCGACACCACGGACGGCGAACTCCAGTCGGTGACCGTCGAGCACAGCGACCCCGACGAGGACGGCTTCACGAACGTCGAGACGGTGGACGCCGACGCTGTCGTCGTCGCCGCGATGCCGAACGTCCTCGAATCGCTCACGGGCTACGAGTGCGAGATTACGTTCCAGGGGACGGTCTGCTCTGTCGTCAGCATGGACCGCCAGCTCACCGACACCTACTGGCTGAACATCGCCGACGACGCGCCGTTCGGCGCGCTCATCGAGCACACGAACTTCGTGTCCCCGGAGCGCTACGGCGGCGAACACATCTTGTACGTCCCCAAGTACATTCAGAGCCCCGAGGACCCCGTCTGGCAGATGAGCGACGACGAGGTCAAAGAGCACTGGCTCGACGGCATCGAGGACCTGTTCCCCGAGTTCGACCGCTCGCACGTCAACTGGATTTCCACCGCGCGCAACCCCCGGACGGCGCCCGTCTACGAGCGCGGCTACCTCGACATGGTGATTCCGTACCACCTCGACGACGAGGTCGCCGAGGGCGTCTACTACGCGGGGATGGCCTCGCGCGCCCAGTACCCCGAGCGCTCGCTGAACGGCGGCATCGTCGCCGGGTACGAGTGCGCCGATCGCATCGCCAGCGGAGAGTAG
- a CDS encoding homoserine kinase: MVTVRAPATSANLGSGFDVFGVALDRPADVVHVERAAETTIDVTGMGADFIPEEPADNTAGVVAEELGAPAHITIDKGVRPSSGLGSSAASAAGAAVALAALYDRDLSKRELVRVAAQGEAAVSGDAHADNVAPAILGGFTVVRDDGIERVAADLALVVCLPDIVVSTRDARGVVPETASIEDLVDTVGSAATLSIGMCRNDPERVGRGLEEHLVTPARADLIDGYHTACEAAREAGATGVTVSGAGPAVLAVCRDDDQRRVASALVGGFERDGVDATAYRSRVGDGATIR, translated from the coding sequence ATGGTTACCGTCCGCGCGCCGGCAACGAGTGCGAACCTCGGCAGCGGCTTCGACGTGTTCGGGGTGGCGCTCGACCGACCTGCGGACGTCGTCCACGTCGAGCGCGCCGCCGAGACGACTATCGACGTGACCGGGATGGGTGCGGACTTCATCCCCGAGGAGCCGGCGGACAACACCGCCGGCGTCGTCGCCGAGGAACTCGGCGCACCCGCACACATCACCATCGACAAGGGCGTCAGACCGTCCTCCGGACTGGGGTCGTCGGCCGCCAGCGCCGCGGGCGCCGCCGTCGCGCTCGCGGCGCTGTACGACCGCGACCTCAGCAAGCGCGAACTCGTCCGCGTCGCCGCGCAGGGCGAGGCCGCCGTCTCCGGCGACGCGCACGCGGACAACGTCGCGCCCGCCATCCTCGGCGGGTTCACGGTCGTCCGCGACGACGGCATCGAGCGCGTCGCCGCGGACCTCGCGTTGGTCGTCTGCCTCCCGGACATCGTCGTCTCCACGCGCGACGCCCGTGGCGTCGTCCCCGAAACCGCATCCATCGAAGACCTCGTCGACACCGTGGGGTCGGCGGCGACGCTCTCAATCGGGATGTGTCGCAACGACCCCGAGCGCGTCGGCCGCGGCCTCGAAGAACACCTCGTCACGCCCGCTCGTGCGGACCTCATCGACGGCTACCACACCGCTTGCGAGGCCGCTCGCGAGGCCGGCGCGACGGGCGTCACGGTCAGCGGCGCGGGGCCGGCGGTGCTCGCGGTCTGTCGCGACGACGACCAGCGCCGGGTCGCGAGCGCGCTCGTCGGGGGCTTCGAACGCGACGGCGTGGACGCCACCGCGTACCGGTCGCGAGTGGGCGACGGAGCGACCATCCGCTGA
- a CDS encoding extracellular solute-binding protein, whose amino-acid sequence MPIQRRKFLATLGTGAAAGLAGCSGILGSGDGNGDETTDGSGGGTATGTEGGSDLADSMTIFHAGSLAPPFSAAEPEFEDEYGVDVTREAQGSVASTQKITQQGRSADVLGVSDFRLIRDRIVPDFGDWYAIFTTNSMSIQYREDSPGADEISKDNWWEVLTRDDVTIGHSDPAVDPGGYRAVMTQQLGAEEFEGERLYDQATYEALRENSVVPTGTETNLEGQLESGELDYVFYYQSISATSGLPFIDLQPEVDLSQATSEYAQHYAKAEVETGSGTFTGAPIAYGLTVPSVAESPGRGAQWVEYFATEPGRTILEEQGLVPVDPVVVPASSEDAVPDRVMDVASAQENLGPLQL is encoded by the coding sequence ATGCCAATACAACGACGGAAGTTCCTCGCGACGCTGGGAACAGGTGCGGCCGCTGGCCTCGCAGGCTGTTCGGGTATTCTGGGAAGCGGCGACGGCAACGGCGACGAGACGACCGACGGCAGCGGCGGGGGTACCGCGACCGGGACCGAGGGCGGGTCGGACCTCGCCGACTCGATGACCATCTTCCACGCGGGGAGTCTCGCGCCGCCGTTCTCCGCGGCGGAACCGGAGTTCGAGGACGAGTACGGCGTCGACGTCACGCGCGAGGCGCAGGGGTCGGTGGCGTCCACGCAGAAGATCACCCAGCAGGGACGGTCCGCGGACGTTCTCGGCGTCTCGGACTTCCGACTCATCCGCGACCGCATCGTGCCCGACTTCGGCGACTGGTACGCCATCTTCACGACGAACTCGATGTCGATTCAGTACCGCGAGGACTCCCCGGGCGCCGACGAGATTTCGAAGGACAACTGGTGGGAAGTCCTCACGCGCGACGACGTCACCATCGGGCACTCCGACCCCGCCGTCGACCCCGGCGGCTACCGCGCGGTGATGACCCAGCAGCTCGGCGCCGAGGAGTTCGAGGGCGAACGCCTCTACGACCAAGCCACCTACGAGGCGCTCCGCGAGAACTCCGTCGTGCCGACGGGCACCGAGACGAACCTCGAAGGCCAACTGGAGTCCGGCGAACTGGACTACGTCTTCTACTACCAGTCCATCTCCGCGACCTCCGGGCTCCCGTTCATCGACCTCCAGCCGGAAGTCGACCTCTCGCAGGCGACCAGCGAGTACGCCCAACACTACGCGAAAGCAGAAGTCGAGACCGGCTCCGGGACGTTCACCGGTGCGCCCATCGCGTACGGGCTCACCGTACCGAGCGTCGCCGAATCGCCCGGCCGCGGCGCGCAGTGGGTCGAGTACTTCGCTACCGAACCCGGCCGCACCATCCTCGAAGAGCAGGGGCTGGTACCGGTCGACCCCGTCGTGGTTCCGGCGTCCAGCGAGGACGCCGTCCCGGACCGCGTGATGGACGTCGCCAGCGCGCAGGAGAACCTCGGTCCGCTCCAGCTGTAG
- a CDS encoding ABC transporter permease — protein sequence MSTGSETSRGLDRLGRAPLVAGFLAVQAAVFAAAYAFDRPTLYAYFVVGSTAVTAYALTRDSFAVATATAGSILLVALGLPVSLFVARQQPGLVVEKALDPDVHRVLYLGVYGPLLAAVFSLAFGVPLAHLLAEGFPGQPLVESLVDLPLVVPHSVAGIIILFGFGQDGAFPGLSVLGTMTGMVLAMTFVSAPYAVNATREAFEAIDDRLEYAAQVHGANRFQTFRRVTGPLAARGMITGGLLAWARAVSEFGAVAVVAYSVEFFYLPAGERVTAQHAPVFVYNTYLQGGLEESGAVAFLLLAVSAVVFLILRYLTDDSAAGGMP from the coding sequence ATGAGTACCGGGTCTGAGACGAGTCGCGGCCTCGACCGGCTCGGTCGCGCGCCGCTGGTCGCGGGGTTCCTCGCCGTCCAAGCGGCCGTGTTCGCGGCCGCGTACGCCTTCGACCGACCGACGCTGTACGCGTACTTCGTCGTCGGCAGCACGGCCGTCACCGCGTACGCGCTGACTCGCGACTCGTTCGCGGTCGCCACCGCGACCGCCGGCAGCATCCTGCTCGTCGCCCTCGGACTCCCCGTCTCCCTGTTCGTCGCGCGCCAACAGCCCGGCCTCGTCGTCGAGAAAGCACTCGACCCCGACGTCCACCGCGTGCTGTATCTGGGCGTCTACGGCCCGTTGCTGGCTGCGGTGTTCAGTCTCGCGTTCGGCGTCCCGCTGGCGCACCTGCTGGCGGAAGGCTTCCCCGGGCAGCCGCTCGTGGAGAGCCTCGTCGACCTCCCGCTGGTCGTCCCGCACAGCGTCGCGGGCATCATCATCCTCTTCGGCTTCGGGCAGGACGGGGCCTTCCCCGGGCTCTCGGTGCTCGGCACGATGACCGGGATGGTGTTGGCGATGACGTTCGTCTCCGCGCCGTACGCCGTCAACGCGACCCGGGAAGCGTTCGAAGCCATCGACGACCGACTGGAGTACGCCGCCCAGGTTCACGGCGCGAACCGCTTCCAGACGTTCCGGCGGGTCACCGGCCCGCTGGCCGCCCGCGGCATGATAACCGGTGGACTCCTCGCGTGGGCGCGGGCCGTCTCCGAGTTCGGCGCGGTCGCCGTCGTCGCCTACAGCGTTGAGTTCTTCTACCTCCCGGCCGGCGAGCGCGTGACCGCCCAGCACGCGCCCGTGTTCGTCTACAACACCTACCTGCAGGGCGGCCTCGAAGAGAGCGGCGCGGTCGCGTTCCTGCTGTTGGCGGTCTCGGCGGTCGTCTTCCTGATTCTGCGGTACCTGACTGACGACTCCGCAGCGGGGGGGATGCCCTAA
- a CDS encoding ABC transporter ATP-binding protein: MGLSADITATFAADGAEPFTVDADVDVETGETVVVLGPSGSGKTLLLETVAGFHAHDGRVSLDGEQIQDRAPQDRGFGFVFQDYALFPHRTVRENVAFGQRYSDRPVADRSNAESATEEGTENPEPAAEDGANAPLPNPDDLLDSMGVGDLSERSPPTLSGGEKQRVALARSLAVDPEVLLLDEPLAALDVPTRQSLRDDLADVLADVTAVYVTHDRTTARALADRIVVMNDGEVVQTGTPADVFEQPASPLVAAFTGANVIPVTAVPSLASGLDGASEDNHVAFRPEHVELHEDATVGLRATVERVVREDATYRVTLSLDDATVEAFTDAPPAVGDEVGVDVPAEHRHRC, encoded by the coding sequence ATGGGGCTGTCCGCCGACATCACCGCGACGTTCGCGGCCGACGGCGCGGAGCCGTTCACGGTCGACGCCGACGTCGACGTCGAGACCGGCGAGACGGTGGTCGTCCTCGGTCCGAGTGGCAGCGGGAAAACGCTGCTGTTGGAGACGGTCGCGGGGTTCCACGCACACGACGGCCGGGTGAGCCTCGACGGCGAGCAGATTCAGGACCGCGCGCCGCAGGACCGCGGGTTCGGGTTCGTGTTCCAGGACTACGCGCTGTTCCCCCACCGGACCGTCCGCGAGAACGTCGCGTTCGGCCAGCGGTACAGCGACCGCCCCGTGGCCGACCGCAGTAACGCAGAATCAGCAACCGAGGAGGGAACGGAGAACCCCGAACCGGCGGCCGAAGACGGAGCGAACGCCCCGCTCCCGAACCCCGACGACCTCCTCGACTCGATGGGCGTCGGCGACCTCTCGGAGCGCTCGCCGCCGACGCTCTCCGGCGGCGAGAAGCAACGCGTCGCGCTCGCGCGCTCGCTGGCCGTCGACCCCGAAGTCCTCCTGCTGGACGAACCGCTGGCCGCGCTCGACGTGCCGACGCGCCAGTCGCTGCGAGACGACCTCGCGGACGTTCTCGCGGACGTGACTGCCGTCTACGTCACCCACGACCGGACGACCGCGCGAGCGCTCGCCGACCGCATCGTCGTGATGAACGATGGCGAAGTCGTCCAGACCGGCACGCCAGCGGACGTGTTCGAGCAGCCAGCATCGCCGCTGGTCGCGGCCTTCACCGGCGCGAACGTCATTCCCGTGACTGCTGTCCCCTCGCTTGCCAGCGGTCTCGACGGCGCCAGCGAGGACAACCACGTCGCGTTCCGCCCCGAACACGTCGAACTCCACGAGGACGCCACGGTTGGACTCCGCGCTACTGTCGAGCGCGTCGTCCGCGAGGACGCCACCTACCGCGTGACGCTGTCGCTTGACGACGCGACCGTCGAGGCGTTCACCGACGCACCCCCGGCGGTCGGCGACGAGGTCGGTGTCGACGTGCCGGCCGAGCACCGCCACCGCTGCTAG
- a CDS encoding isocitrate/isopropylmalate dehydrogenase family protein translates to MSEEIAVIPGDGIGQEVVPVAVDVLDAVGDFEFVHADAGDAVKAETGTPLPAETREAVEAADATLFGAAGETAADVILPLRSAVESFVNIRPARAYPGVDALRPETDVVFLRENTEGVYAGHEDDLSDDLSTLTRVVTSSASRRLAEFACEFVEAGRGPEGTEGFTVAHKANVMRKTDGRFRDAVVSTAAEHGVETDEELMDAFATRLPLYPDDYDVVVCPNLAGDVLSDLAAGLVGGLGLLPSANVGEERGLFEPVHGTAPDIAGEGVANPGATVLSAAMLLEFLGYDEDGQRVRDAVEGVLADGPRTPDLGGDATTEQVGDAILDRL, encoded by the coding sequence ATGTCTGAGGAGATCGCGGTCATCCCCGGCGACGGCATCGGTCAGGAGGTCGTCCCAGTCGCGGTGGACGTCCTCGACGCAGTCGGTGACTTCGAGTTCGTCCACGCCGACGCCGGCGACGCGGTGAAAGCCGAGACCGGCACGCCGCTGCCGGCGGAGACCCGCGAAGCGGTCGAGGCCGCGGACGCGACGCTGTTCGGCGCGGCCGGCGAGACCGCCGCGGACGTCATCCTGCCGCTGCGCTCCGCGGTCGAGTCGTTCGTGAACATCCGTCCCGCTCGCGCGTACCCAGGCGTGGATGCGCTCCGCCCGGAGACTGACGTGGTGTTCCTCCGGGAGAACACGGAGGGCGTCTACGCGGGCCACGAGGACGACCTCAGCGACGACCTCTCGACGCTCACGCGCGTCGTCACGTCGTCGGCGTCCCGACGGCTCGCGGAGTTCGCCTGCGAGTTCGTCGAGGCGGGCCGCGGCCCCGAGGGCACCGAGGGATTCACGGTCGCCCACAAGGCGAACGTGATGCGGAAGACGGACGGTCGCTTCCGCGACGCCGTCGTCTCCACCGCCGCCGAGCACGGCGTCGAGACCGACGAGGAACTGATGGACGCGTTCGCGACGCGCCTGCCGCTGTACCCCGACGACTACGACGTGGTCGTCTGTCCGAACCTCGCGGGCGACGTGCTCTCGGACCTCGCGGCCGGCCTCGTCGGCGGCCTCGGTCTGCTGCCGTCGGCGAACGTCGGCGAGGAGCGCGGCCTCTTCGAGCCCGTCCACGGCACCGCGCCGGACATCGCGGGCGAGGGCGTCGCCAACCCCGGCGCGACCGTGCTGTCGGCGGCGATGCTGCTGGAGTTCCTCGGCTACGACGAGGACGGCCAGCGCGTCCGCGACGCCGTGGAGGGCGTGCTCGCGGACGGCCCGCGAACGCCCGACCTCGGCGGTGACGCCACCACCGAGCAGGTCGGCGACGCGATTCTCGACCGCCTGTAA
- the leuD gene encoding 3-isopropylmalate dehydratase small subunit has product MSDTESGPAETVERVSGTAVPVRGNDIDTDQIIPARFMKVVTFDGLGEFAFFDVRFDDDDNPKEHPFNEDHFQGASVLAVNSNFGCGSSREHAPQALMRWGIDAIVGESFAEIFAGNCLALGIPTVTASQEDIEALQDYIDANPDEEIDVDVVNEEVRYGDTTIDAEVDDAQRRALVDGVWDTTALMGANADTVRETAESLPYTNV; this is encoded by the coding sequence ATGAGCGACACCGAATCCGGACCCGCGGAGACCGTCGAGCGCGTCTCGGGGACGGCTGTTCCCGTACGCGGGAACGACATCGACACGGACCAGATTATCCCCGCGCGGTTCATGAAGGTCGTCACGTTCGACGGCCTCGGCGAGTTCGCGTTCTTCGACGTGCGATTCGACGACGACGACAACCCCAAGGAGCACCCGTTCAACGAGGACCACTTCCAGGGCGCGTCAGTGCTGGCTGTGAACTCGAACTTCGGCTGTGGCTCCTCCCGCGAGCACGCGCCGCAGGCGCTGATGCGGTGGGGCATCGACGCCATCGTCGGCGAGTCGTTCGCCGAGATTTTCGCGGGGAACTGCCTCGCGCTCGGCATCCCCACGGTCACGGCCTCGCAGGAGGACATCGAAGCCCTGCAGGACTACATCGATGCCAACCCCGACGAGGAAATCGACGTGGACGTGGTGAACGAGGAAGTCCGGTACGGCGACACGACCATCGACGCGGAAGTCGACGACGCGCAGCGGCGCGCGCTCGTCGACGGCGTCTGGGACACGACCGCGCTGATGGGGGCGAACGCCGACACCGTGCGTGAAACAGCCGAGAGCCTCCCCTACACGAATGTCTGA
- the leuC gene encoding 3-isopropylmalate dehydratase large subunit translates to MSEGTLYDKVWDRHTVTELPTGQTQLFVGLHLIHEVTSPQAFGMLKERDLDVAYPERTYATVDHIVPTADQSRPYSDDAAEQMMSELEENVRAANIEFADPTTGRQGIVHVVGPEQGLTQPGMTIVCGDSHTATHGAFGALAFGIGTSQIRDVLATGCVAMEKQKVRRIEVTGELDDGVTPKDVILQVIRKLGTDGGVGYVYEYGGEAIEDMDMAGRMSICNMSIEGGARAGYVNPDETTYEYLKGRDRVPDDEEFEELKAYWESIASDADAEYDDVVEIDGDALEPTVTWGTTPGQGIGISEEIPAPEDLPADKEDSARAAQEHMDVQPGDTMAGYPVDVAFLGSCTNARLPDLREAAEVVKGHEVHDSVRAMVVPGSQRVKAAAEAEGLDEVFEDAGFDWRGAGCSMCLGMNEDQLVGDERCASSSNRNFVGRQGSKDGRTVLMSPPMVAAAAITGEVTDVRELERFEEVRA, encoded by the coding sequence ATGAGTGAGGGGACACTGTACGACAAGGTCTGGGACCGGCACACGGTAACCGAGCTTCCGACGGGACAGACGCAACTGTTCGTCGGCCTCCACCTCATCCACGAGGTGACGAGCCCGCAGGCGTTCGGGATGCTGAAAGAGCGCGACCTCGATGTCGCGTACCCCGAGCGCACGTACGCCACCGTCGACCACATCGTCCCGACAGCCGACCAGTCGCGGCCGTACAGCGACGACGCGGCCGAGCAGATGATGAGCGAACTGGAGGAGAACGTGCGCGCCGCGAACATCGAGTTCGCGGACCCGACGACGGGCCGGCAGGGCATCGTCCACGTGGTCGGCCCGGAGCAGGGACTCACTCAGCCCGGGATGACCATCGTCTGCGGGGACTCCCACACGGCGACGCACGGCGCGTTCGGCGCGCTCGCGTTCGGCATCGGCACCTCCCAGATTCGGGACGTGCTGGCGACCGGCTGTGTCGCCATGGAGAAACAGAAGGTGCGCCGCATCGAGGTCACCGGCGAACTCGACGACGGCGTGACCCCGAAGGACGTCATCCTCCAGGTCATCCGGAAGCTCGGCACCGACGGCGGCGTCGGCTACGTCTACGAGTACGGCGGCGAGGCCATCGAGGACATGGACATGGCCGGCCGCATGAGCATCTGCAACATGTCCATCGAGGGCGGCGCTCGCGCGGGCTACGTCAACCCCGACGAGACCACCTACGAGTACCTGAAGGGCCGCGACCGCGTCCCGGACGACGAGGAGTTCGAGGAGCTGAAGGCGTACTGGGAGTCCATCGCGTCGGACGCCGACGCCGAGTACGACGACGTCGTGGAAATCGACGGCGACGCGCTCGAACCCACGGTCACGTGGGGGACGACGCCCGGACAGGGTATCGGCATCTCCGAGGAGATTCCCGCGCCCGAGGACCTGCCCGCAGACAAGGAAGACAGCGCTCGCGCCGCGCAGGAACACATGGACGTCCAGCCCGGCGACACGATGGCGGGCTACCCCGTCGACGTCGCGTTCCTCGGCAGTTGTACGAACGCGCGCCTGCCGGACCTCCGGGAGGCCGCCGAGGTCGTGAAGGGCCACGAGGTCCACGACTCCGTGCGCGCGATGGTCGTGCCGGGCAGCCAGCGCGTCAAAGCCGCCGCCGAAGCCGAGGGCCTCGACGAGGTGTTCGAGGACGCCGGCTTCGACTGGCGCGGCGCCGGCTGTTCGATGTGTCTCGGCATGAACGAGGACCAGCTCGTCGGCGACGAGCGCTGTGCCTCCTCGTCGAACCGGAACTTCGTCGGCCGACAGGGCTCGAAGGACGGCCGCACCGTCCTGATGAGTCCGCCGATGGTCGCCGCCGCGGCGATTACCGGCGAGGTCACGGACGTGCGTGAACTGGAGCGCTTCGAGGAGGTGCGCGCATGA
- the ilvC gene encoding ketol-acid reductoisomerase: MTAEDADFTQPVYRESDVDRDYIDDKTVAVLGYGSQGHAHAQNLDDSGVDVVVGLRKSSSSRSAAEADGLRVETPKQAAREGDVVVVLVPDTVQPSVFETIEPELEAGDTLQFAHGFNIHYGQIEPPADVDVTMIAPKSPGHLVRRNYEADEGTPALLAVYQDATGDARDEALAYADGIGCTRAGVLETSFQEETESDLFGEQAVLCGGVTSLVKHGYETLVDNGYSPEMAYFEVLNELKLIVDLMYEGGNTEMWDSVSDTAEYGGLTRGDEIVDDDVRENMEEVLEEVQNGEFAREWIAENQAGRPSYRQRRQAEQNHDIEDVGERLRGLFAWADDEDESTQEAEVSADD, from the coding sequence ATGACAGCAGAAGACGCAGACTTCACGCAGCCAGTGTACCGCGAATCGGATGTCGACCGCGACTATATCGACGACAAGACCGTCGCCGTACTCGGGTACGGCAGTCAGGGCCACGCCCACGCCCAGAACCTCGACGACAGCGGGGTCGACGTGGTCGTCGGCCTCCGAAAGAGTTCCTCGTCGCGGTCGGCGGCGGAAGCCGACGGATTGCGCGTCGAGACCCCGAAGCAGGCCGCTCGGGAGGGAGATGTCGTCGTCGTGCTCGTCCCCGACACCGTGCAGCCGTCCGTGTTCGAGACCATCGAGCCGGAACTGGAGGCCGGCGACACGCTCCAGTTCGCACACGGGTTCAACATCCACTACGGCCAAATTGAGCCGCCGGCGGACGTCGACGTGACGATGATCGCGCCGAAGTCCCCCGGCCACCTCGTGCGCCGGAACTACGAGGCCGACGAGGGCACGCCCGCGCTGCTGGCGGTCTACCAGGACGCCACCGGCGACGCTCGCGACGAAGCGCTGGCGTACGCCGACGGCATCGGCTGCACTCGCGCCGGCGTCCTCGAAACGTCGTTCCAGGAGGAGACCGAGTCCGACCTGTTCGGCGAGCAGGCCGTCCTCTGCGGCGGCGTCACCAGCCTCGTCAAGCACGGCTACGAGACGCTCGTCGACAACGGCTACAGCCCCGAGATGGCGTACTTCGAGGTGCTGAACGAGCTCAAACTCATCGTCGATCTGATGTACGAGGGCGGCAACACCGAGATGTGGGATTCGGTCTCTGACACCGCCGAGTACGGCGGGCTGACTCGCGGCGACGAAATCGTCGACGACGACGTCCGGGAGAACATGGAGGAGGTCCTCGAAGAGGTGCAGAACGGCGAGTTCGCTCGCGAGTGGATTGCGGAGAATCAGGCGGGCCGGCCGTCCTACCGCCAGCGCCGTCAGGCCGAGCAGAACCACGACATCGAGGACGTCGGCGAGCGCCTTCGCGGACTGTTCGCGTGGGCCGACGACGAAGACGAGAGCACCCAAGAAGCGGAGGTGTCCGCGGATGACTGA